From Pedobacter aquae:
ATAGCCTTACCAAAGAGCTTAATTTTTTCCTTTTGGATGAACGCGATAGCGCTATAGTGAAAGGAAAATCTAAGCATCCTTTAAAAATTAGAATTGTTGGCGGAGATGGGAAAGACCGTATAACAGACACTTCTAATACTGGTAAAATAGTTATTTATGATACGCCAGAAAATAACATCAGCGGAAGCAAAAACACCAGAATTGTACTTTCTAACAAAGCTTGGATTAACCAGTATACTCCAAATTGGTTTAAGTACGATAAGGCAGGTATTGCACCTTCTGTAGATTATCCAAACGGTTTAGATGGCCCTTCTTTTGGCTTATCTCACCAAATAAAACGCTATGGTTTTAGAAAAGACCCTTATGCTTTTGAGCAGAAAATAACTGCTTTATACGCCCCTAAAAACGGAGCATTTGAAGTAAAGTATAGAAGTATTTTCCACTCGCTATTTGCTAAAAAATATGACTTGGTTTTTAGTGGCGATTTTGCCGGACCAGCCTATAGTTTTAATTATTACGGTATTGGTAATAGTACGCCTAATGAAAATCATGTTGATTTCTACAGGGTACGTTCCAGAGCTTTACAGGCAAATGCATATTTCCAATACCGTTTATCTGAAAGGGCTAAGTTTGGTATTGGACCGGGGCTAGCTTACGTAGATATTATGAAAAACAGACCCAATAGCTTTATTGGTAATTTAGCTGATGATTTTTCTAATACCGATAAATTTATCACGATAAAATCTTATGCTGATTTAGATTTGAGAGATAGAAAAATCAATCCGCAAACGGGGTTCAGATGGCTGAGTACCATCAACTATATTTGGCAAACCAATGCAGAGCAATATAAACATCTAAACTTATACACCAGCTTTAGCGGTTATGCTACGCCTAATATTTCTTTCCCTGTAACTTTTGCTGTTAGATTAGGTGCAGAAACTAATATTGGTGATTATCAGTTTTACCATGCCAGCTCTTTAGGTAACAATGAAAACTTAAGAGGCTTTAGAAATCAACGCTTTTCTGGAAAAACAGCCTATTTTGCTAATACCGAGGTGAGAATACCAGTTACCAAAATACGTGGCTATATCTTAACCGGAGATTTTGGCGTATTTGGTTTTTACGATACCGGCCGGGTACATTCTGCCCAAATTGAAAGTAATACTTGGCACCAAGGTTATGGGCCGGGTGTTTGGCTAAACCTTTTTGATAATATTTTTATAAGCTTAGGCTATGGCTTTTCTAGAGAAGATAAAGTGCTTTCTTTTAATACTGGGTTTAGATTTTAACAAAAAAGCAGAGCCTGGGAAGGCTCTGCTCTAAATATAAACGAACAAAAAACTTACTGTATAAAACTACTTGTACTATAAATATGGTACTCGCCAGGCGCTAAAGATTTGGTATAGTTACCTGTAATACTGATAGTTTCGCCACTAATAAAATCTTTCCATTGGCCTGTAGTTGGAAATTCTACATTGGCGCTTCTGGTAACAACATCAAAATTGCCTACTACTACAACTCTGTTATTTTGACCATTTAATACCACACTCTTAACTGCACCGCCAAGTGCGTATTGTGCGTTAGTAGTATTGAAGACATCGTTTTTAGTTTTCAATTTTATAAACTGTGCAAACCTGTTATATAAAGCTTTTCTTGGGGCATTACTATTATAAGTCCATAAAACAGGCTTTTCTCCTGTTCTACCATTTTGGTTGATAGAGATATCGTAACCTAATTCGCCAAATTGCCAAAGCATTTTAGGTCCTGGTATAGCAAATAAAAATGCTGCTGCAAGTTCCTGCCTTTTTAAGGCAGTAGCTAAATCTTTCACGTTATACGTTCCTGATGTATTACCAAATTGCAGATTTTTATACATCATACGCTCTTCATCATGGCTTTCCATATAGGTTACCAAACCTGCCGTTTGCGTAAAGCCATGTGTGCTTGCAACTGCCCTGCTTAAATCTGAAGTGGCCACAAAACCCATACTAGCCTCGGTAAAAGAATGGTTCATGTTGTTCCAGAACATCATACCTTCATCGGCAAGTTCTTTTTCTTCTAAATCAACAGCAAAATGTTCTAGAATGACATAGAAGTTATTGGCATCTAGGCTCTTCATGTAATTGTTATAATTTTTCCAGATGGCAACTCTGCTAGCATCGTAAGCGCTCCACGCACCAACGCCAGTTTCTGCGGTACCCGAATTTTTCTGTGTAAATCCTTTAGATAAATCAAATCTGAAACCATCTACTTTAAACTCTTGCATCCAAAATTTCAGTACATTTTTAGAAAAATATTGGGTAGCCTCACTTTCATGGTTAAAATCATAACCTACATTAAAAGGATGACGAGCATCCGTATTAAACCAAGGATTATTTGCACTTGGTTTGCCCGCAGCTTGGTCAAAATATAGCTGTACCATTGGAGATTGCCCAAAAGAATGGTTTAATACCATATCTAAGATAACGGCTATCCCACGACCATGACATTCATCAATTAAAGCTTTTAAAGCATTTTTAGTTCCGTAAAATTTATCAACGGCAAAGTAGAAAGATGGGTTGTAGCCCCAACTAGAATTTCCCTCAAACTCGTTTAAAGGCATAAATTCTATCGCGTTAACGCCTAATCTGCTTAAGTAATCTAGGGTATCTTTTAAGGTTTGATAATCTCCTTGCTCTAAGAAATCTCTTAAATGTAGTTCGTAAATAACCAGTTTATTTTTATCAGGACGGGTGAAACTTGCATTTCTCCAAGCATAAGCCGTTTGGTTAGCTTTAAATACACTCACAATACCTGTTGTTTTACCTGTTGGATAGGTTTTAAGGTTAGGATAAGTGATAAAAGGTATTCCTGCATCTTGTTGCGGATCTAAAACTTTTTCGCAATAAGGGTCTGCAATACGTAAGTTTCCATCAACCAAAAATTGGTAAGCATACTCTACATTAGGATCTAAATTATCTACTTGTACCCACCACCTACTACCATCAGGTGTTTTTTTCATGAAATAAGTTTGCTCTGTTTGCCAGTTATTAAAATCGCCAATTAAATAGGCAAACTGTTTGTTAGGAGCAAATAAATTAAAAATGGCAGATCTACCACCGTTAATAAAAGTTATACCATCTTTTGCTCCTGCTGGTAATGCTGCTGTTTCTACGGCCCCGTTAATGATAAACTCAAAAGAAGCATTGGTAGTTTCTGCACCACTGCTAGCTGTTACTGTAATCAGTTGCTTTCCTGTAGCAGTAATTTTGGCTGTTGCCGATATTTTATTGGTGTTAGCTGCGTTTCCTAAAGGATTTCCATTTAGCTGTAGCGTTAAATTTGCAGCTTTAGAAGATACTGCCGTAACAGCTAATTCTTGCCCAACCATGGTAATTTTAACCGCTGGTGCTGGGGTATAAAAAGGCTCAAAAGCTGGATTTGAGAATTTAACATGAAGTTTATCAGCCTCGTAAAGAGGGATATAAATATCACTGTCATCGCTATTTCTGCCTACGCTGCTGCCATCGGTATTTCTAAAAACCATGGCTAGTTTTAGAATTTTCTCTCCGGCAGGTACAGTATAAAACTCCCTTGGGTTTAAAGTAAATTTATACTTCCCACCGCCAATAGCAGTCATTTTAGTAGCCGCAACGGGCTGGGTAAAATTGCTGTTTTTCACATATTTCCAATCGGTAGCACTAGTACTTCTATCGGTAATGACACCGGTATGCACATAAACATCGCCGCTAAGACTTTTTAATCCGCCGTTACCTTTAGCAGCATCGTAAATAAAAGTAAAAGCTTGGTTTTCTGAAGGAAAATCTGTCTCCAGACTTATTAAAGTAGCTTCTGTTATACCTACTGGAGGCTTTTCTTCTTTATTACCGGTAACCATGTCCTTTTTACAAGCTGTAAAAAGAAAGGCCACAAACATCCCATAGAAAATAATATTTTTCATTTGCTTTATTTTTGTTTTTATTGATGATGAATCATCGTCATCTGCAGAACTCAGTTTATAAACTCAGTTAAACAAAGATTAATGAGTATGACTCTTCTTATTATCTTGAATGTATAGGACAGAGACAGCGCCAAGAATCATGAAAATACCTGCCATGACGATGGCATAAATTGCCTCTCCGTTATAAAAATGTTTTACTATTAACCCGCCAAAAAAACCATTTACAATTTGCGGCATGGTGATAAAAAAATTGAAGATACCCATGTAAACCCCCATTTTTCTGGCTGGTATAGACCCCGATAGTAAGGCATAAGGCATTGCTAAAATACTTCCCCAAGCCAAGCCTACGCCTACCATAGAGATGATAAGCATATTAGGATCTTGAATAAAATAGATAGATAAAAGTCCGGCACCACCAGCAATTAAAGAAAAAGCATGAGCCATTTTTTTGCTGGTTAACCTTACTATGGCAGGTAAAAAAAGTGCATAAATAGCAGAAACGGCATTGTAGATACCAAATAAGATACCTACCCAGTTTCCAGCATCAGCGAAAGCTACAGAATTGGTATCACCAGGTGCTACTTTATAAATATGATTGGCTATAGCCGGGGTAGAAAAAACCCACATAGAAAACAAAGCAAACCAAGAAAAAAACTGCACCAAACCTAGCTGCCTCATGGTTAAAGGCATCTTAGAAAAATCGGTAAAAATAGAGCTGATACCTTTAGATTCTTCTACCTCTTCTTCATCTTTAGAAAAAGCAGCCATTTCTGCTGGAGAGTATTCTTTGGTACTTACTACTGTCCATAAAATAGAAGCTAATAATACCAAAGCGCCCGCATAGAAAGCATAAATCACATTATCTGGTACAAAACCACTGGCAGCTGTTTTAGAAACCCCAAAGTATTCTGATAAAA
This genomic window contains:
- a CDS encoding DUF4961 domain-containing protein, whose translation is MKNIIFYGMFVAFLFTACKKDMVTGNKEEKPPVGITEATLISLETDFPSENQAFTFIYDAAKGNGGLKSLSGDVYVHTGVITDRSTSATDWKYVKNSNFTQPVAATKMTAIGGGKYKFTLNPREFYTVPAGEKILKLAMVFRNTDGSSVGRNSDDSDIYIPLYEADKLHVKFSNPAFEPFYTPAPAVKITMVGQELAVTAVSSKAANLTLQLNGNPLGNAANTNKISATAKITATGKQLITVTASSGAETTNASFEFIINGAVETAALPAGAKDGITFINGGRSAIFNLFAPNKQFAYLIGDFNNWQTEQTYFMKKTPDGSRWWVQVDNLDPNVEYAYQFLVDGNLRIADPYCEKVLDPQQDAGIPFITYPNLKTYPTGKTTGIVSVFKANQTAYAWRNASFTRPDKNKLVIYELHLRDFLEQGDYQTLKDTLDYLSRLGVNAIEFMPLNEFEGNSSWGYNPSFYFAVDKFYGTKNALKALIDECHGRGIAVILDMVLNHSFGQSPMVQLYFDQAAGKPSANNPWFNTDARHPFNVGYDFNHESEATQYFSKNVLKFWMQEFKVDGFRFDLSKGFTQKNSGTAETGVGAWSAYDASRVAIWKNYNNYMKSLDANNFYVILEHFAVDLEEKELADEGMMFWNNMNHSFTEASMGFVATSDLSRAVASTHGFTQTAGLVTYMESHDEERMMYKNLQFGNTSGTYNVKDLATALKRQELAAAFLFAIPGPKMLWQFGELGYDISINQNGRTGEKPVLWTYNSNAPRKALYNRFAQFIKLKTKNDVFNTTNAQYALGGAVKSVVLNGQNNRVVVVGNFDVVTRSANVEFPTTGQWKDFISGETISITGNYTKSLAPGEYHIYSTSSFIQ
- a CDS encoding MFS transporter — translated: MPNAALLAYFLPPILIGAGMLMIMDASINVAMEPFRALVADKLPESQRSLGFSMQTFLIGVGAVSGSWLPYILSEYFGVSKTAASGFVPDNVIYAFYAGALVLLASILWTVVSTKEYSPAEMAAFSKDEEEVEESKGISSIFTDFSKMPLTMRQLGLVQFFSWFALFSMWVFSTPAIANHIYKVAPGDTNSVAFADAGNWVGILFGIYNAVSAIYALFLPAIVRLTSKKMAHAFSLIAGGAGLLSIYFIQDPNMLIISMVGVGLAWGSILAMPYALLSGSIPARKMGVYMGIFNFFITMPQIVNGFFGGLIVKHFYNGEAIYAIVMAGIFMILGAVSVLYIQDNKKSHTH